In the Arachis hypogaea cultivar Tifrunner chromosome 20, arahy.Tifrunner.gnm2.J5K5, whole genome shotgun sequence genome, GTATCTATATCAGAAGATAAGGTATACTTgcgttgattttattttctttgtagtATGTCATAGGTTTATCTGACTTTGCCACTATCTTCATCATAGTCTGagggaattaaaaaaaaaaaaacaaaacaaaacatacaGGTTGGTTTGGCTCTTGTGGTTGAGGGAGAGATTGTAGCTGGTGTTATGGGCTGCCCCAACTGGCAGGAAGATTTTTCCAAGAAATCCCCAGCTGAACTTGAGGAGGTTGCAGACATGCTTTCTGCATCAGGAACTATAATGATTGCTCACATAGGCTGTGGAACGTGGACAAAAAGGTTGAATAGTATGCCGAAATTACCTAGTGTTTGGACCAGATGTTTTGTGGATGGGTCTAACTTAGTACAGAAGGCACACTTCTGTATTCCAGATAGCCAAACTTGGGAATCTTTGCCACTATCGTCATCATTTAATGCAACAAACAATGTCGATGATGTGGGGGACAACCAAGTTCTTCTTTTGGCAACATGTTGTGGAAGGTCCAATATATGATCTATATTTGTTTCCAACTTTAATAAATTCTAGCAAAACTTAGAGGATTCTAGCAAAGTGCTGTGAGAGTTGACATTATTGTGAACCAATGCACAGTTTATGCAAGTATTTGATGGTGGCCTCGGGTAGGGCATCTGTTTTCATTCTCCGAGCAAAAGAGAAGACCATTATAAAGGTAGCCTATCAATTTTTCGTCTATCATTTGGTTCTTAATTTATTCAGTGAAATTGTATTTATTCTGCTTGGTCTTGTGTAGGCTTGGGACCATGCTGTTGGCATGATATGCGTTCATGAAGCTGGTGGAAAGGTATCGTTTCCTATGTTGTTTGAATGTTATGATTTTAACGCAATTGGTAGCAAGATGGATGATGTGCACTGTGCACAACGGATGGAAACTCTTACTTGTACTACTTTCTTCCATCTTGGGTTTTTGAATTGCTTGATATATAATTGTACTTATGTCTAGTATATTACAGTTTAGTTTCTACGCTTTGTTAGATAACTGACTGGAGCGGGAGTGAAATAGATCTTGCTGCAGATCAAGCTGGTCGGCGGGTTATATTTCCGTTCGGGGGAGTCCTTGTCACCAACGGCTGTTTACATCATCAGATTCTGGAAATTATCTCTCACTCTACAACTTCATCACTTTGATGTTGTGGATTGatcatttattcatttttaaatattttaatttggctATAATTCCCTCCGGTCAAACTATCCTCGCCAAATGAGGAGGTTGataaagtgaaaaaataaaaattataaattcaatggTGCTAAACTCTCATTTTCTCACTCTATTAATCTTCCCATTGTAAAGAATCTTTTCCCACAACCCCCCTCCCTCTCTCTCAAGTGTCTACACAATT is a window encoding:
- the LOC112784163 gene encoding putative 3'(2'),5'-bisphosphate nucleotidase, mitochondrial isoform X2, with the translated sequence MPSITNTWRLLSTLFRGLAVSASMYYINYILFLSFRHSKYYVSCTLQVKSSLFSTDANVHQKNDQTPVTVADFGVQALISFELNKLFPSIPLVAEEDSAYLRSRNLAGSVLDAITAIDSPTSKPLTQDDVLEAIDRGGEDAFLFGSEPATYWVLDPIDGTRGFVKAGKALYVVGLALVVEGEIVAGVMGCPNWQEDFSKKSPAELEEVADMLSASGTIMIAHIGCGTWTKRLNSMPKLPSVWTRCFVDGSNLVQKAHFCIPDSQTWESLPLSSSFNATNNVDDVGDNQVLLLATCCGSLCKYLMVASGRASVFILRAKEKTIIKAWDHAVGMICVHEAGGKITDWSGSEIDLAADQAGRRVIFPFGGVLVTNGCLHHQILEIISHSTTSSL
- the LOC112784163 gene encoding putative 3'(2'),5'-bisphosphate nucleotidase, mitochondrial isoform X1 produces the protein MDMVPVVVRSASHVSAYRYLDYRRGTSPRFRVRAKLPFEQQDAKYYQHLEAAVHVVQRACRLCLHVKSSLFSTDANVHQKNDQTPVTVADFGVQALISFELNKLFPSIPLVAEEDSAYLRSRNLAGSVLDAITAIDSPTSKPLTQDDVLEAIDRGGEDAFLFGSEPATYWVLDPIDGTRGFVKAGKALYVVGLALVVEGEIVAGVMGCPNWQEDFSKKSPAELEEVADMLSASGTIMIAHIGCGTWTKRLNSMPKLPSVWTRCFVDGSNLVQKAHFCIPDSQTWESLPLSSSFNATNNVDDVGDNQVLLLATCCGSLCKYLMVASGRASVFILRAKEKTIIKAWDHAVGMICVHEAGGKITDWSGSEIDLAADQAGRRVIFPFGGVLVTNGCLHHQILEIISHSTTSSL